One Clostridium sp. CM027 genomic window carries:
- a CDS encoding class I SAM-dependent RNA methyltransferase — MMYTLIATTTFGIEAVTAKELKALGYEDLKVENGRVTFEGDEMDIAICNTWLRTAERLFIKMAEFKALSFEDLFQGTLAVDWGNLIPEDGNMHIVGKSVKSQLHSVPDCQGIVKKAVVESMKKKYDKEWFSEEGPEYKIEVAILRDVVTLSVDTSGAGLHKRGYREYAGDAPLKETLAAALVLISKWDSSRVLADPLCGSGTIAIEAALIAKNIAPGINRKFVSETWPNIESDIWTQVREGARKTVSPNEVEILASDIDGRLLKTAIDNAEKAGVKDFIKFQKIPMQSFASRQKYGVIITNPPYGERLGEAEEVKRLHVDLGEMYSSLNEWSCFVITANREFQRDFGKKADKNRKLYNGRLLCYYYQYIKEIPRKKKED; from the coding sequence ATGATGTATACTTTAATTGCCACTACTACTTTTGGAATAGAAGCGGTTACAGCAAAGGAACTAAAGGCACTTGGATACGAAGATTTAAAGGTTGAAAATGGAAGGGTAACCTTTGAAGGGGATGAAATGGATATTGCTATATGCAATACTTGGCTAAGAACAGCAGAAAGACTTTTTATAAAGATGGCTGAATTTAAGGCATTGTCTTTTGAAGACTTATTTCAAGGAACACTCGCAGTCGATTGGGGTAATCTAATACCAGAAGACGGCAATATGCATATCGTAGGCAAATCTGTAAAATCACAACTCCACAGTGTGCCAGATTGTCAAGGCATAGTAAAAAAAGCGGTAGTTGAGTCTATGAAGAAAAAATATGATAAAGAGTGGTTTTCAGAAGAAGGACCTGAGTATAAGATAGAGGTTGCAATCTTAAGAGACGTAGTAACTTTATCAGTAGATACTTCGGGTGCGGGATTACATAAGAGAGGATATAGAGAATATGCTGGTGACGCACCACTAAAAGAAACTTTAGCTGCAGCCCTTGTGTTAATAAGTAAATGGGATAGCTCAAGAGTTTTAGCTGACCCGCTTTGTGGTTCGGGAACAATTGCAATAGAAGCAGCTCTTATAGCTAAAAATATTGCCCCAGGGATAAATAGAAAATTTGTAAGTGAAACTTGGCCTAATATAGAGAGTGATATTTGGACGCAAGTTAGGGAAGGTGCAAGAAAAACTGTAAGTCCTAATGAAGTTGAAATACTAGCTTCTGATATTGATGGAAGACTATTAAAGACAGCAATTGACAATGCAGAGAAAGCAGGAGTCAAGGATTTTATAAAATTTCAAAAAATACCAATGCAAAGTTTTGCGTCTAGGCAGAAATATGGAGTTATAATAACAAACCCACCATATGGAGAAAGATTAGGTGAAGCAGAAGAGGTAAAAAGACTGCATGTTGATCTTGGAGAAATGTATTCAAGCTTAAATGAATGGTCTTGCTTTGTTATAACAGCTAACCGTGAGTTTCAGAGGGACTTTGGAAAGAAAGCAGATAAAAATAGGAAATTATATAATGGAAGATTACTATGTTATTATTATCAATATATAAAAGAGATACCTAGGAAAAAAAAGGAAGACTAA
- the uraA gene encoding uracil permease, translated as MKNFVDVDEKLPLIKTIPLSCQHLFAMVGATILVPMLTGLSPSIALFCSGVGTLLYILCTKARLPAYVGSSFAFIGPMSVATKLYGQSSMLSGIIAAGFVYVIVALIIKLAGTKWLDRVLPPVVVGSVVIVIGLSLASVAIDWSGLNASFTTPALEGVSRGTWVFISMATLVIAIMGTMYFKGFFGVVPILIAMVVGYTLSVFLGVIPSEVLKEIWSAKFITLPSFVMPSFNINAIMLIAPVSFVTLAEHIGHVYVTSNVCGKDFAKDPGLHRSILGDGVATIFAGFVGGPPNTTYGENIGVMAITKVYSVWVIGGAAIIAIILSFIGPVSAVIGNIPLPVIGGVSVMLFGIIASSGFRIFVEDKVDFSKKRNLIIASVIIVLGIGGGGIKVPLAGAEVEIAGVALATLVGIILNLVLPENSKSGDN; from the coding sequence ATGAAAAATTTTGTAGATGTTGATGAAAAATTACCTTTAATAAAGACTATCCCATTAAGTTGCCAACACTTATTTGCTATGGTGGGTGCGACTATACTTGTACCAATGTTAACAGGTCTTAGCCCATCAATTGCGCTATTTTGCAGTGGTGTGGGAACACTATTGTATATTTTATGTACAAAAGCTAGGCTTCCAGCATATGTAGGATCATCTTTTGCATTTATAGGACCGATGTCAGTTGCAACAAAGTTATATGGACAAAGTTCTATGTTGTCGGGCATTATTGCAGCAGGGTTTGTATATGTAATTGTAGCTTTAATTATTAAACTTGCAGGAACCAAATGGCTAGATAGAGTACTGCCCCCAGTTGTGGTAGGTTCCGTTGTAATTGTAATAGGACTTAGCTTAGCTAGCGTAGCAATAGATTGGTCGGGTCTTAATGCATCATTTACAACCCCAGCACTTGAAGGTGTATCTAGAGGTACATGGGTATTTATATCAATGGCAACACTTGTCATAGCAATAATGGGTACTATGTATTTTAAAGGATTTTTCGGGGTAGTACCAATTTTGATTGCAATGGTAGTAGGATATACACTTTCTGTATTTTTAGGAGTAATTCCGAGTGAAGTTTTAAAGGAAATATGGTCTGCAAAATTTATTACATTACCAAGTTTTGTTATGCCTTCCTTTAACATAAATGCTATTATGCTTATTGCCCCAGTGTCTTTCGTAACACTCGCTGAACATATCGGTCATGTATATGTTACAAGTAATGTTTGCGGAAAAGACTTCGCAAAAGATCCGGGGCTTCATAGATCAATCCTTGGAGACGGTGTTGCTACCATATTTGCTGGGTTTGTAGGTGGTCCTCCTAATACGACTTATGGTGAAAACATAGGAGTTATGGCAATCACAAAGGTTTATAGTGTTTGGGTAATTGGAGGAGCCGCTATCATCGCAATTATATTATCATTCATAGGACCAGTATCTGCGGTAATAGGAAATATTCCACTACCTGTAATTGGGGGAGTTAGTGTAATGTTATTTGGAATAATTGCATCCTCTGGTTTTAGAATTTTTGTAGAAGATAAAGTTGATTTTAGTAAAAAGAGAAATCTGATTATTGCTTCAGTGATAATAGTTTTAGGTATTGGCGGAGGCGGTATTAAGGTTCCATTAGCAGGGGCAGAGGTAGAAATTGCAGGAGTGGCTTTAGCAACTTTAGTGGGTATAATATTGAACTTAGTTTTACCTGAAAATAGTAAGTCAGGAGATAACTAA
- a CDS encoding type II secretion system protein, giving the protein MKKKGFTLIEIVVVMALAFLMIGVVGSLLISYVKSYKSSILQNRGFNYLNDAICIIEKGVNQNAREVETSGNIITINYYKGSSPKYIKLLNEKLVVSSNKTSNLGNNTIIDDVKEFVAIKSGEILYIKVVWYNGQSIERCLAIENAN; this is encoded by the coding sequence ATGAAGAAAAAGGGATTTACACTTATAGAAATAGTAGTTGTTATGGCATTGGCATTTCTAATGATAGGGGTGGTAGGTAGTTTGCTTATATCTTATGTGAAAAGCTATAAAAGCAGTATATTACAAAACAGGGGGTTTAATTACTTGAATGATGCCATATGTATAATAGAAAAAGGAGTGAATCAGAATGCCAGAGAAGTAGAAACATCTGGAAATATTATTACGATAAATTATTACAAAGGAAGTAGTCCCAAATATATAAAACTGCTTAATGAGAAACTTGTTGTTTCTTCTAACAAAACGAGTAATTTGGGCAATAATACAATTATTGATGATGTGAAAGAATTTGTGGCTATAAAATCCGGGGAAATTCTTTATATTAAAGTGGTTTGGTACAACGGGCAAAGTATTGAGAGGTGTTTAGCGATAGAAAATGCAAACTAA
- the dapF gene encoding diaminopimelate epimerase, producing MKFTKMQGTGNDFIVIEDFEGKYDNLEQLASKLCDRHFGIGADGILMVRKSNIADIQMIIINADGSYASMCGNGIRCFAKYIWEKKYVQGENIKIETGDGVKLASIRIKDGVAESVIINMGKYNFNTKSIPALEEGEIVNKKLEINNKEYYITSLLMGVPHTIVFGKHEDYKVEEGKLIENYGLFPEKTNVNFCEIVAKNMIKVKTWERGAGPTLACGTGSCASVVAANRLGYIEKKVSVQVPGGLLNIEIVKEEVLMEGPAEITFDGKFFLN from the coding sequence ATAAAGTTTACAAAAATGCAAGGAACGGGAAATGATTTTATTGTTATTGAAGATTTTGAGGGTAAATATGACAATTTAGAGCAGTTAGCTAGTAAACTTTGTGATAGGCATTTTGGAATAGGTGCTGATGGTATTTTAATGGTTAGAAAAAGTAATATTGCAGATATACAAATGATAATTATTAATGCTGATGGTTCATATGCGTCTATGTGTGGTAATGGCATAAGATGCTTTGCCAAATATATTTGGGAAAAAAAATATGTGCAAGGCGAGAATATAAAAATTGAAACTGGTGATGGTGTAAAGCTCGCAAGTATACGCATTAAAGATGGAGTTGCTGAAAGTGTAATTATAAATATGGGAAAATATAATTTTAACACTAAAAGTATTCCAGCTTTAGAAGAGGGAGAAATAGTTAATAAAAAGTTAGAGATTAACAATAAGGAGTACTATATTACGTCATTGCTTATGGGTGTACCACATACTATTGTTTTTGGGAAACATGAAGATTATAAGGTAGAGGAAGGGAAATTAATTGAGAATTACGGTTTATTTCCTGAAAAAACAAATGTAAACTTTTGTGAAATAGTAGCTAAAAACATGATAAAGGTTAAAACTTGGGAAAGAGGTGCAGGGCCAACTCTCGCCTGTGGCACGGGTAGTTGTGCATCAGTGGTAGCAGCCAATAGATTAGGGTATATAGAGAAAAAAGTATCGGTACAGGTTCCAGGTGGATTACTTAATATAGAGATTGTTAAAGAAGAGGTTCTAATGGAAGGGCCTGCAGAAATTACATTCGACGGAAAATTTTTTCTAAATTAA
- the efp gene encoding elongation factor P, with product MISAGDIRKGTTFDEGGQVYTVIDFLHVKPGKGAAFVRTKLRNVINQGVTEKTFNPTTKLQEAVIERKEMQYLYASEGLYYFMDQETFEQIPLNYEKVEDAIKYLKENMFAIIKFYKDDAFSVEAPNFVELVITSTEPGVRGNTSSSVTKPATVETGAIIQVPMFVNEGETIRIDTRNGDYMLRV from the coding sequence ATGATATCAGCGGGAGACATAAGAAAAGGAACTACATTTGATGAAGGTGGACAAGTTTACACCGTAATAGATTTTTTACATGTAAAACCAGGTAAGGGAGCTGCATTTGTTAGAACTAAATTAAGAAACGTTATTAATCAAGGGGTTACAGAAAAAACATTTAACCCAACTACAAAATTACAAGAAGCAGTTATAGAAAGAAAAGAAATGCAATATTTATATGCATCAGAAGGATTATACTACTTTATGGATCAAGAAACATTTGAACAAATACCACTTAATTATGAAAAAGTAGAAGATGCCATAAAATACTTAAAAGAAAATATGTTTGCTATAATAAAATTTTATAAAGATGATGCTTTTTCAGTAGAAGCTCCAAACTTTGTAGAACTAGTTATAACTAGTACTGAACCTGGGGTTAGAGGTAACACATCTTCAAGTGTAACAAAACCCGCTACTGTGGAAACAGGAGCAATAATTCAAGTTCCAATGTTCGTTAATGAAGGTGAAACTATTAGAATAGACACTAGAAATGGCGACTACATGCTAAGAGTTTAA
- a CDS encoding prepilin-type N-terminal cleavage/methylation domain-containing protein, with protein sequence MSKRGFTLVEVLCSLAVFSIVFICMMSYEIASLNIKKDIKTMNNNVLLMESLKNNIIYSMTYEELEQLKTDKKFFVNKENLSFDKSETDVRNVFSNQRPVSSPYMELTFSGPDKKVYKLNLSLYSGKLNNVSELQCSFYKGDHK encoded by the coding sequence TTGAGTAAAAGGGGATTTACATTAGTGGAGGTATTGTGTAGCCTCGCAGTATTCTCCATCGTTTTCATTTGCATGATGTCCTATGAAATAGCTTCTTTAAATATAAAAAAGGATATTAAAACTATGAATAATAATGTGCTTCTAATGGAAAGTTTAAAAAACAATATTATATACTCTATGACATATGAAGAATTAGAACAGTTAAAAACAGATAAAAAATTTTTTGTAAACAAAGAAAATCTAAGTTTTGATAAGAGTGAAACTGATGTGAGGAATGTGTTTTCAAATCAGCGGCCTGTTTCGAGTCCGTATATGGAATTAACATTTTCAGGTCCAGATAAGAAGGTTTATAAGCTAAATCTTTCATTATACTCTGGAAAGCTAAACAATGTTTCAGAATTACAGTGCAGTTTCTATAAAGGTGACCATAAATGA
- a CDS encoding type II secretion system F family protein, producing MRYKYTAKTSNGTLIKGSTESDSTYELALSLREKEIFLIKSKRIKKITSISSKPNLKMISIFCKQFSICIKSGIPICDILNLLYEQMIHKSIKKSLISIRENVQKGNSLFVSMKKTVNVYPEFMLNMIYLGEESGKLDIILGELSKYYEKEYKLLKKFTNSMIYPCTVFLTLMVVSLFLIIKIIPVFISNLNSLDADIPLITRLVLEFSNFVRSNSLWILITFLILIFVFIECLKTESGKVIFDKFKFMCPIVGPVHKRIIYTRFSRGLNILLSSGVGLLKAFEIIDDVIGDRYFKLKLKTVFNDIKKGESLSNSLDAMNLFPQFFVAMIKIGEETGNLDEMFLTAADIFYEDAQENVEKATVLLEPILIIFLGIMIGTIILAVMLPMLNAMDSAGKF from the coding sequence ATGAGATATAAATACACAGCTAAAACATCAAATGGAACTTTAATAAAGGGCAGTACAGAAAGCGACAGTACTTACGAACTAGCATTAAGCTTACGTGAAAAAGAAATATTTTTAATAAAAAGTAAGCGGATAAAAAAAATAACTAGTATTTCAAGTAAACCTAATTTAAAAATGATATCTATATTTTGCAAGCAATTCTCAATATGTATTAAATCGGGTATACCAATATGTGATATTCTTAATTTGCTTTACGAGCAAATGATTCATAAATCCATAAAAAAGAGTCTTATTAGCATTAGAGAAAATGTACAAAAAGGTAATTCACTATTTGTAAGTATGAAGAAGACTGTAAATGTATACCCTGAGTTTATGTTAAATATGATTTATTTGGGTGAAGAGAGTGGAAAACTGGATATAATTCTAGGGGAATTGTCTAAGTATTATGAAAAAGAGTATAAGCTCTTAAAAAAGTTTACTAATTCTATGATTTATCCCTGCACAGTATTTCTAACATTAATGGTTGTATCATTGTTTTTGATTATAAAGATAATCCCAGTATTTATATCAAACTTAAATTCTCTTGATGCAGATATTCCACTAATAACTAGGCTTGTTTTAGAATTCAGTAATTTTGTGCGTAGCAATTCATTATGGATTTTAATAACTTTTTTAATTCTTATTTTTGTTTTTATCGAATGTCTTAAAACTGAAAGTGGAAAGGTTATTTTTGACAAATTTAAATTTATGTGTCCTATAGTAGGTCCGGTGCATAAAAGGATTATTTATACAAGGTTTTCTAGAGGGCTTAATATTTTATTAAGCAGTGGAGTGGGGCTACTTAAAGCGTTTGAAATAATTGATGATGTTATTGGTGATAGATATTTTAAGTTAAAGCTTAAAACAGTTTTTAATGATATAAAAAAAGGAGAAAGTTTATCGAATTCATTAGATGCAATGAACCTATTCCCACAATTTTTTGTGGCTATGATAAAAATAGGCGAAGAAACGGGGAATTTAGATGAAATGTTTTTAACAGCTGCAGATATATTCTATGAAGATGCTCAGGAAAATGTAGAGAAAGCCACAGTACTATTAGAGCCAATTCTAATAATATTTTTAGGAATTATGATTGGCACAATTATATTAGCGGTTATGCTACCTATGCTTAATGCTATGGACTCTGCGGGTAAATTTTAA
- the pyrR gene encoding bifunctional pyr operon transcriptional regulator/uracil phosphoribosyltransferase PyrR produces MEFKSVLLDEKAIKRTLTRVAHEIIEKNKGTENIMLVGIKRRGVPIAERIALLIEQFEEIKIPVSSVDITLYRDDLTSIDNQPVLNNVDLEIDVIGKKIILVDDVLYTGRTARAAIDAIIDKGRPQMIQLAVLVDRGHRELPIRADYVGKNIPTSGKEIISVELLEIDGKDSVSIFEL; encoded by the coding sequence ATGGAATTTAAATCAGTGCTGTTAGATGAAAAAGCCATAAAAAGAACATTGACAAGAGTAGCACATGAAATTATTGAAAAAAACAAAGGAACAGAAAACATTATGCTTGTAGGAATTAAAAGACGAGGAGTACCAATTGCAGAAAGAATTGCCCTTTTAATAGAACAGTTTGAGGAAATTAAAATTCCAGTAAGCAGTGTCGACATTACTTTATATAGAGACGATCTTACATCAATAGACAATCAGCCAGTATTAAATAATGTAGACTTGGAAATAGATGTAATAGGTAAAAAAATCATTTTAGTAGATGATGTTCTGTATACTGGAAGAACTGCAAGAGCTGCTATTGATGCCATAATAGATAAAGGTAGACCTCAAATGATACAATTAGCTGTTTTAGTAGATAGAGGACATAGAGAACTACCTATTAGGGCAGATTATGTAGGAAAAAATATACCTACTTCAGGTAAAGAAATTATTTCTGTTGAACTTTTAGAAATTGATGGGAAAGATTCAGTAAGCATATTTGAACTGTAG
- a CDS encoding GspE/PulE family protein, which translates to MKKNLLKLLLDKNLITTESYKEVKEISLKKNCSEEQIILYDIKIDLNALISIVENDFSIPYVDIESICTRNKAFNLVSKEIAKRYCLIPFYDKNNEVYVAFSNPFEIKVLDELKFITNKKIKIFFARASQISDAIENCYGKQIVDVAVEEMKQEYMLEAKQKNEDGNSTFSIENAPVIRITKSLLKQAVNEEASDIHLEPFKNFTIIRMRVDGILNEINQIPSNVYKSLCTRVKIMANMDIATKLIPLDGKITENIDGVDYDFRVSSLPTMYGEKLVIRVLYKAERFIDLDSLGFSPDKVMILRDTLKLSHGMIVVAGPTGSGKSTTLYALLNEINSKSKNIITIEDPIEYNMPRINQVNVNNKAGLTFSNGLRSVLRQDPDVIMIGEIRDEETAQIAVRASITGHLVLSTLHTNNANTSISRLIDMGIPSYLVADSLVVVVAQRLVRKLCPYCKIEYEITYEQSKRLGFKGGEKTYSALGCNKCNETGYKGRTVIYELLKLDSNHKSIIAKSGISDELWKYCNEKKSSSFMESCKELVINGVTSIEEFVNATYSYNLK; encoded by the coding sequence ATGAAAAAAAATTTACTAAAGTTATTATTAGACAAAAACCTAATTACCACAGAGAGTTATAAAGAGGTAAAGGAGATTTCACTTAAGAAAAATTGTAGTGAAGAACAAATAATACTGTATGACATAAAGATAGATTTAAATGCTCTTATTTCAATAGTAGAGAATGATTTTAGCATACCATATGTTGATATAGAATCTATTTGTACAAGGAATAAAGCATTTAATCTAGTTTCAAAAGAAATAGCAAAAAGATATTGTTTAATACCTTTTTATGATAAGAACAATGAAGTATATGTGGCTTTTTCAAATCCCTTCGAAATAAAAGTTCTTGATGAACTAAAATTTATAACGAATAAAAAGATTAAAATATTCTTTGCCCGAGCTAGCCAAATCTCGGATGCTATCGAAAATTGTTATGGAAAACAAATTGTCGATGTTGCAGTTGAAGAAATGAAACAAGAATATATGCTAGAAGCCAAGCAAAAAAATGAAGATGGTAATTCAACATTTTCTATTGAAAACGCACCTGTTATAAGGATAACAAAATCCTTACTAAAACAGGCTGTAAATGAAGAAGCTAGTGATATTCATCTGGAGCCTTTTAAGAATTTCACTATAATTCGCATGAGAGTAGATGGCATACTAAATGAAATAAACCAAATTCCTAGTAATGTATATAAATCCTTATGCACAAGGGTAAAAATAATGGCAAATATGGATATAGCCACTAAGTTAATCCCGTTAGATGGCAAGATAACTGAAAATATAGATGGAGTAGACTACGATTTCAGAGTGTCCTCGTTGCCAACAATGTATGGAGAAAAACTAGTTATAAGGGTTTTATACAAAGCGGAAAGATTCATTGATTTGGACTCATTAGGATTTAGCCCCGATAAAGTTATGATCTTAAGGGATACATTAAAACTTTCTCATGGAATGATAGTGGTAGCGGGACCTACAGGAAGCGGGAAATCAACAACATTATATGCGCTACTAAATGAAATCAATAGTAAAAGCAAAAATATTATTACTATAGAGGATCCTATAGAATATAATATGCCTAGAATTAATCAAGTAAATGTAAATAATAAAGCGGGTCTTACTTTCTCAAATGGGCTCAGAAGTGTATTAAGGCAAGATCCAGATGTAATAATGATTGGAGAAATACGAGATGAAGAAACAGCACAAATAGCTGTGAGGGCATCAATAACGGGACATTTAGTTTTATCAACGCTACACACGAATAATGCAAATACTTCAATATCTAGGCTGATAGATATGGGTATTCCATCATATTTGGTTGCAGATTCATTAGTCGTGGTAGTAGCTCAGAGATTAGTAAGAAAATTATGCCCTTATTGTAAAATTGAATATGAGATTACTTATGAGCAATCTAAGCGTTTAGGATTTAAGGGCGGAGAAAAAACATATAGTGCTTTAGGATGTAATAAGTGCAATGAGACTGGATATAAAGGGAGAACTGTGATATATGAATTATTAAAATTAGATAGTAATCATAAATCTATTATAGCAAAAAGTGGAATAAGTGATGAGCTTTGGAAATATTGCAATGAAAAAAAGTCAAGTTCGTTTATGGAGAGTTGTAAAGAGCTAGTGATTAATGGTGTAACCTCAATAGAAGAATTTGTAAATGCTACTTATAGCTACAATTTAAAATAA
- a CDS encoding NFACT family protein, whose amino-acid sequence MALDGIYLSSLVEEIKDIIIDCRVDKVTQPEKDEIILSFKKNRKVYKLLISSSSNYPRIHFTDFNKQNPIQAPKFCMVLRKYLNTATVLDVRQLNSDRLLVIDFKSSDELGFDSVYSLIVEIMGRHSNISLVRTRDNLIMDSIKHVSSDVNSYRVLYTGVEYIYPPASTKLNPFNFEYDEFYKYLIDKNIPFAEKFFTGAFTGISSNLSSELVYRYYEENIVFDLDHAKNIYDFTISIFKNMHDNIFLAAYAMNDKLKDFHCIKLTSLKDCDFEEFESPSMLIETFYFRKDKHDRLNSKSSNLQKIVNNNINRCDKKVKILNATLNDCKTKGTYKLHGELLTANIHSLKKGDKVANLLNYYSEDGEYIKIKLDENKTPSQNVQYYYKKYNKFKIAEEMGLIQMTLTENELKYLHSVLTNILNVENYNGIEDIKNELIETDYITLKKHSKGKNKKAKPTKPMHFISSEGIDIYVGRNNIQNDFLTLKLANKNDMWLHTKDIPGSHVIIKNIGDIPETTLLEAGNLSAFYSKSQNSSSVPVDYTQVRNVKKPSGSKPGMVIYSTNKTMYITPIESTLERVE is encoded by the coding sequence ATGGCATTAGATGGAATTTATTTATCTAGCCTCGTTGAGGAAATAAAAGATATAATCATAGATTGTAGAGTTGATAAAGTAACCCAACCAGAAAAAGATGAAATTATATTAAGTTTCAAAAAAAATAGAAAAGTCTATAAGTTATTAATAAGTTCAAGTTCCAATTATCCTAGAATTCATTTTACAGACTTTAATAAGCAAAACCCAATACAGGCGCCTAAATTTTGCATGGTTCTAAGAAAATATTTAAATACTGCCACAGTTTTAGATGTAAGACAACTAAATTCAGATAGATTACTAGTTATTGACTTTAAAAGCAGCGATGAATTAGGATTTGATAGTGTATACTCATTAATAGTTGAAATAATGGGCAGGCACAGTAATATTAGCCTAGTTCGTACCCGTGATAATTTAATTATGGATAGCATTAAGCATGTTAGTTCAGACGTCAACAGTTATCGTGTTTTATACACTGGTGTAGAATATATATACCCTCCCGCTTCCACAAAACTAAATCCTTTTAATTTTGAGTATGATGAATTCTATAAATATCTAATAGATAAAAACATACCATTCGCCGAAAAGTTTTTCACTGGTGCTTTTACAGGAATAAGCTCCAACTTATCATCAGAACTTGTTTATAGGTACTACGAGGAAAATATTGTTTTTGATTTAGATCACGCTAAAAACATTTATGATTTCACTATAAGCATCTTTAAAAACATGCATGATAATATTTTTTTAGCGGCCTATGCTATGAATGATAAACTAAAAGATTTCCATTGTATAAAACTTACTTCATTAAAAGATTGTGATTTTGAAGAATTTGAATCACCATCTATGTTAATAGAGACTTTTTATTTTAGAAAAGATAAACATGATAGATTAAATTCTAAAAGCTCAAACCTTCAAAAAATAGTTAATAACAATATTAATCGTTGTGATAAAAAAGTGAAAATACTAAACGCGACCTTAAATGACTGTAAAACTAAGGGCACCTATAAATTACATGGTGAACTCTTAACTGCAAATATACACTCCCTTAAAAAGGGTGACAAAGTTGCTAATCTTTTAAATTATTACAGTGAAGATGGTGAGTACATTAAAATAAAACTTGATGAAAACAAAACTCCATCGCAGAATGTTCAATACTATTATAAAAAATATAATAAATTTAAGATAGCAGAAGAAATGGGCCTAATTCAAATGACTCTCACTGAAAACGAGTTAAAATATCTTCATTCTGTACTCACCAACATACTAAATGTAGAAAATTATAATGGAATTGAAGATATTAAAAATGAATTAATAGAAACTGACTATATTACATTAAAAAAACACAGTAAAGGTAAAAATAAAAAGGCAAAGCCGACCAAACCTATGCACTTCATCTCAAGTGAAGGCATTGATATTTATGTTGGTAGAAATAATATTCAAAATGATTTTTTAACTTTAAAACTTGCCAACAAAAACGATATGTGGCTTCACACAAAGGATATACCTGGTTCTCATGTTATTATTAAAAACATTGGTGATATACCTGAAACCACCCTACTCGAGGCTGGAAACTTATCAGCATTTTATAGTAAATCCCAAAATTCCTCTAGTGTACCTGTTGATTATACCCAGGTGAGAAATGTAAAGAAACCTTCTGGTTCAAAACCTGGTATGGTTATTTACTCAACAAATAAAACTATGTATATAACCCCTATAGAAAGTACTTTAGAAAGAGTTGAATAA
- a CDS encoding prepilin-type N-terminal cleavage/methylation domain-containing protein: MMKKSGFTLIETIIVISIMSIIGGCSAISVRYYKTIRNKIDADYYCNAVVGFINNSKMYCKENSCSAVITFDIPGNQMMLHADGVPINNLALSNKIVLDNVNVDQSKMGIDNEGYIKEAYTITLKENNLVKHKITVRVGTEYIKIIE; the protein is encoded by the coding sequence ATGATGAAAAAGAGTGGATTTACATTAATTGAGACGATAATAGTTATATCGATTATGAGTATAATTGGTGGATGTAGCGCTATTTCTGTTAGGTATTATAAAACAATAAGAAACAAAATAGATGCGGATTATTATTGTAATGCTGTAGTAGGTTTTATTAATAATTCAAAAATGTATTGCAAAGAAAATTCTTGTAGTGCCGTTATAACTTTTGATATACCAGGAAATCAAATGATGTTACATGCTGATGGTGTGCCGATAAACAATCTAGCATTATCAAATAAGATAGTATTAGATAATGTAAATGTGGACCAAAGTAAAATGGGTATAGATAATGAGGGCTATATTAAGGAGGCGTACACAATAACCTTAAAGGAAAATAATTTAGTGAAACATAAAATTACAGTGAGAGTAGGTACGGAATATATTAAAATTATTGAGTAA